AAAACAAGTTTATAGTTCAGATTAATATTCTTCTTTGCTGAACAGCTCCCCCACAATGTTTTCTGATTCTTTATAAAAGCTCGATTGTACGTAAATCCATGTTTTTGCGCCAGAAATTCCAGTTTGCTGATAAGCTCTCTCTTTGCTTCAGCTCTATTTATGGTTGCAGCATTTTCATAAGATTGTTTATACTCATCTTGAAGTGCTTGATATTTTTTCAGGTGCTTCTCGATCCATTTCTGTTTGGAAAGAACAAACTGCTCAGCTTTTTTCATTGAAATGCCTTTGGGCACTGTTACAAGTACC
Above is a window of Candidatus Cloacimonadota bacterium DNA encoding:
- a CDS encoding M48 family metallopeptidase, with amino-acid sequence MIIGTRSLTLIHFSRSSRATRLSISIKGSRVLVTVPKGISMKKAEQFVLSKQKWIEKHLKKYQALQDEYKQSYENAATINRAEAKRELISKLEFLAQKHGFTYNRAFIKNQKTLWGSCSAKKNINLNYKLVLLPNELQEYIMLHELVHLTHRNHSKAFWQELERFCPEYINRRKELRKYRLEFM